From Grus americana isolate bGruAme1 chromosome 11, bGruAme1.mat, whole genome shotgun sequence, a single genomic window includes:
- the LOC129211490 gene encoding protein B4 gives MAAWLLGNFAALGGVGASGLGAGTKRCLLPLPAAEAAGTAQLPGLPARGRRPPHPPTLHMVIEALRAQDQRKGVSVIAIKRFILAKYPAVDPVRLKYLLKQALSKGLSRGDLVRPHNSSATGATGRFKLAPEKLRHKLGRADPDGGQAPKLGPKGTTKPPPGPCLGSSTALSTTGAAEEKLTAAKQKPRAKPVDAQPPAAVKPRNDGAKPPRAASRPRAPGKGRSGSATAPAAEDAGGGDGDNPVGAGAKGPQKAPVGKSKGKAPKRAQQDAPKAKGGQGKARKPKVTPGAGQGEARPQNAALVPAGRKAL, from the exons ATGGCTGCTTGGCTCCTGGGGAACTTTGCAGCCCTTGGGGGTGTGGGTGCCTCAGGGCTGGGTGCAGGTACCAAGAGGTGCCTcttgcctctcccagcagctgaagctgctggcacagcccagctcccaggTCTGCCAGCCCGGGGCCGGCGGCCCCCGCACCCCCCTACCCTGCACATGGTCATTGAGGCGCTGCGGGCCCAGGACCAGAGGAAGGGTGTCTCTGTCATTGCCATCAAGAGGTTCATCCTGGCCAAGTACCCTGCTGTGGACCCCGTCCGCCTTAAATACCTGCTGAAGCAGGCGCTGAGCAAGGGGCTGAGCCGTGGGGACCTGGTGCGGCCCCACAACTCCTCTGCCACAGGGGCTACCGGCCGCTTCAAG TTAGCCCCGGAGAAGCTGCGGCACAAGCTGGGCCGGGCAGATCCTGATGGAGGGCAGGCACCGAAGCTGGGACCAAAAGGGACCACCAagccccccccgg GCCCCTGCTTGGGCTCATCCACTGCCCTTTCTACCACAGGTGCTGCGGAGGAGAAGCTGACAGCAGCGAAGCAGAAGCCAAGGGCAAAGCCCGTGGAT gcCCAGCCGCCAGCAGCAGTGAAGCCCAGGAATGATGGAGCGAAGCCCCCACGAGCTGCCAGCCGCCCCCGGGCCCCTGGCAAAGGGCGTTCAGGGTCCGCCACAGCGCCGGCTGCTGAGGATGCAGGAGGGGGCGATGGTGACAatcctgtgggtgctggggcgAAGGGACCCCAGAAGGCCCCTGTGGGAAAGAGCAAGGGGAAGGCACCCAAGAGGGCACAGCAAGATGCCCCCAAGGCAAAAGGGGGTCAAGGCAAGGCGAGGAAGCCCAAGGTGACCCCAGGAGCTGGCCAGGGGGAAGCTCGGCCACAGAATGCAGCCCTTGTCCCAGCAGGCAGGAAGGCCTTGTAG